From the genome of Canis lupus familiaris isolate Mischka breed German Shepherd chromosome 20, alternate assembly UU_Cfam_GSD_1.0, whole genome shotgun sequence:
GGACAGCGCCGCCTGTCCTCTGTACATCCCATGGGTGTGGCCACGTGCGTCGTGCACCGCGTCCGCCTGAGTGCGGGAGGTGGAGGAAGGTGCTGGAAGcccgcccgggccgcccgccTGCACGCAGGGGCCCGGCCCGCGGGGCCTTTCATCTCCGGCTGACAGGCGGCTCCCCGGCTTTCAGCCGCTGAGGGCGTCCCGCTAACCGCTCCCGCCTGGGCCGAGGCTGCCGatccggggcgcggggcgcgctgACGGCCGCTGGGCAGAGGCACCCCACGCTGCCCACGCTGCCCACGCTGCCCACGGGCTGGCTCGGCGCAgccgggctggggcgggggccaCTGGCGCGTTCCCAGCTCCAGCTCCGGGTGGCAGAGCGCGGGGTCTCTCCTGACCTCATTAGGGTAATTAATGTGCCTTTTGAAGCTCAAAAAACCGCTCAGAGCCGCGGGAGCGGGACGCGGATCACGGGGCGAGAGCGCTGCGCACGGCGTCTGCTCGCCTGTTGAGAGCGCGTCCCCATGGGTCGGAAGCAGAGACGGGGGACAGACTGGGGGACAGACGGAAACGCAGACCGAGTGAGAGAGGCCGGGCCGATGGATGGAGAAAAACCGTCGGGAGGCTCCGAGTCAGAAAGACACAAGGACAAAAATGCAGAGACAGAGACCCGCGGTGGGAACAGACGGAGGAAGAGCCCGAGTGGGCGGGTGTGACCTGTCCAGGTCTCCCAGGGGCTCTGGCTTCACTTTGAGCTTCAACACAGAACCCACTGGACCCGGAGTGCGAGACCCTCCCAAACAGCAGGGCGGGAGCGGCAGTcagggaggacttcctggaggcaCCAGCTGGCCAGCCGGAGAAAGGGGAAACAGACTCGGGGTGCAGAGGCCAACAGAGGTGCCGAGGGCAGCGACCCCAGCTGCAGAGGGCGCCCACCAGCTGGCTGGGCCGGCGACAGCTTCTCTGCACCCCGGCAGCAGGCAGGGAGCGACACTCCCCAGCAGGGCGGCGGGTGGGCCCGCGGGGCTGACAGCAGCGCGCCCCTGCCGGACGCGGGGACGACGTGGGGGTCCGCTGAGCCTCTTGCCCCCAGGACCGCCCGGCTCCAGCGGAGGAGGCGGCCACaccgcccgcagccccgcggccGCAGGGAGGAGGCTGCGTGGCACAAGGCTGCCACCTGGTGGCTGCTCCTCACCGCGCCGCGGCTGCGCTGCCTCCGGCCAAGACCCTGGGGAGCCTCCAGGCCGAGCAGCCCCTCCCCCTAGACTCCCCACGACCCAtcgcagggagggtggggggtgccaGCCCAGAACCACCACCTGTCCGGGAGCAGCAGCTCACGAGGGAACCAGGCCCACGGGGAAACCCATAAACTcgcgggggctgggggctcaggtTCAGTGCAGCTCCCACAGGAGCGCTATGGGGGCCTTGGAGCACAGGAAGCTCCGGCCCCCCTCCACTACTGCCCCAGAGCTCCGTGGGAAACACCCCCAGGTGCGGGGTGGTGAGCAGGGTCGGGTGGGGACACTGGGGGGCGCGGCCTGGAGGGGCTCCAGGGACGGAGCCCCTGCACGTGGGCTTTGACCAGCAAACGCAGGAGCTGCCCTGGGCCTTGGGGCACAGGCTGGCAAGGCCTCTATCTGGGCGGGTGAGGCCAGGGCTTCCCCAGCTCCCCGTCTACCTTGGGGGTTCCTCACTGGACCCCTGGGGCAGCCAGGGACAAGCCCAAGGAAGGCTGGATTGGTCACAGgtgggagactgaggcacagatggAGCCCTGCTCTGTGGCGCACCCACCGCCTGTGGGTTGGCGCACCGGGTGGGGCCTGCGCGGAGTCGAGGTCCAGCTACCGAGCCACTGCTGCCTTTATTGTCGCCAGCACAGCGGGACAGCTCCCAGACAGGTCCCAGACAGGTCCCTCAGCCCGCCCCGTCCCCCGCAGAAGTGGAGTGACCCAGGCCACAGTCCCCCAGTCTCTGAGGCCCGCGTGAGGCTTCCGGCGCCTCTGATTTGCACGCAGCATCCTGCACGGCGGCATCCGGGTGAAGGGTAGGGCCGAAGCGGTGCTCTGGGAGTCTGCAGCGAAGCCAGCAGGAGGATCAGCGGGGTGCCGCGCGCCCCCGGAGCCCGTTCCGCCTCTTGTCCTCTCCCTGGGGCTTCTGGAAAGGCCGCCTCCTGGACCGGAGCATCTGGGGGTGAAGGGGGGGTGAGACCCCGCGGTGCCTGGGGCTCCCCCTGCCAGTGACCAGCAGAGACCTCCGCTGTCCAGCGTCCCCCGGAGTCCGccaggcccccctccccagcccgcgGGCCGCGGGGCCCCACCAGACCGCCGCCAGGCAGGGGGTTCCCGGATGGCACCAGCGCCGCCCCCGCGGGCCCGGCAGCTCAGAGCAGCGCCCTGCCCGCTGtcccggcctcccggcctccgAGCCTGCGCCCTGTCCCGGAGGGCGGCTCGCGACTGCTCGGGCCGCTGCTGCCCCGAGCCTCCTCCCCGCCGGGGCACAGGGCCCGAGCCTGAGCCAGCCCCTCGGCGGCCCCACGACACTGTCCCCGACACTCATCCTGGCCTCCGGGTCGGCCGGGGCAGGCCTCGGGGCTggcggccccctccccccgacAAGCCCGGTTCCCGGGAGCCTGAAGCGAGGGCCGCGCTACCATCTCAGATTCCGGGTCTCGAAGACGATCTCCTCGTCGCTGTCCAGCGACGCCATGTCCGTGGGGTCGTCGGTGTTGGCCAGGAGGCCGTACCTCCTCCGCTGCGGCTTCTTCAACCTGCAGGCGGGCCGAGGCGAGCTCAGGGCCGGCGTCGGGGTCCGGCCAGCCCGCGGGCCGTCCCAGCCCgcccgcgccctccgcgccctccgcgccctccgcgcccgcGACCCCGGCGCCGCTCCGGCCCCTCCCCGAGCGGcgggaccccggggccctggcggCCGGCGGGGAGTCCCGGGCCCCGCAGAACCGAGGCGGCGCGCGGCCAGGCGGGGTGACGCGGGGCCGCCGACCCGGAGGGAGGGGCCGCGcccgggtcccccccccccccccccggccacggcgctccgggggcggggcccggcgccGACACGTGAGGCGGGAGGCGCGCGAGGACTGGCCGCCGCCGGCCGCACCTGAACGCCCGGATGAGGAAGTAGAGCGCGGCCAGGCCGCTGAGGCCCGTGAGCACGTAGAAGAAGCGCAGCAGCGACGAGCCCGGCGAGGCCGGCGGCCGCGCGTGCGTGCTGTTGTGCGGCGAGCCCGGCTGGCTCCCGTTCGTCACGGCGGGCGATGGCGACAGCCTGGCCTGCACGGGGCGCGGCGACGGGGGCGCGGCCTCCTGGGCCCCGCACAGCAGCGccgacagcagcagcagcagcggcagcagcggcggcggcggcagcacgCGCGGCCCCATGGCCCGGCGGAAGCGGagcctgcgccccgccccccgcgcccgtcACTCAGCGGCGCGGGGGCGGCCCCGGCCAAtggcccgcgggggcggggcctagcgctcgcggagccccgcccccctGCCGAGCGGATCCTCGGGCGCTTCCGGGCGGGGCCCACAGGCGCTGCGGCCGCCGACTGCGCGCGCACCCCGGGCTTCCCCCGCCCGCGGACCGGGGCCGCCGGGCGCCCTCCGCTCCTCCCTGTGGCTAGCACGGTGGGGTCCGAGGCCCGCGGCCTGGAGCCCCCACCCCGCGCGGAGTGCTCCCCGGCTCTCCTCCCCCTGGGAGAGGGGCTGTCCAGCTAGTGGGGGGCATCTGGCTCTCCGCAGGGGCCGCCCCCACCTGTGGGAGGACTCGGGGCTccctgccgccgccgccctcccAGTCCTACTGAGAGTGGAGGGGAGTGGCCCAGGACTAAGGCATCCCAACCAAGGGTCAGCCCCAATGCTCTGCACCCCAGAACCGGGCAGGAGGCAACCAACCCAGAACGCAAGCTCAGTCAACACAAGATGGGAGATTGGGGACCACTCTGCCAAGACCCTGGAAGACAGGTGCCCACCTGACATGAGGCGGCCTGGGGTCCACCACCATCTCTCGGCCTCACTGCCCGTCAAAACCTACAACCACTGCCCAAGGAGACAACAAAGTGACCGGGTCCTGGCTTGGGTCCAGCTTGTGCCCTGAACAGAGGCCAGAGAGAGACTTTCTCTAGCAGACAACTCCCCACCCCAAACACCCCACGGTCGCACCCCAAGCCAAACTCAGACTTCTGTGCGGACACACCAGCCCTTTATTCAAATCCAACTTCCAGGTCCTGCTACCGACGAGGGGGAGAATCGGGGGGAGAACCAGATACGTGTGGTGCCAACTGCCACACACCTGTCCTCACGGAGCATCATGAATCCGTGCACCTCAGCCTCCCCAGTGAAGTACCTGCTGGAAGACAAGAAGCAGGGGGGGCGTAAAGGAGAGCTGGTACCGGCAGGGGGCCCCAGAACGCAGCCTCCAGCTGGCGTCACAGTAGAGCAGGAGACCAGGAAAGGAGAACCCACCAGGTGGGCCAGGCATTGTCAGGGCCAAAGGGCCTCAAAGCACCCACCTCATGATAGCACTTACAGGTAACATGGTGAGGACAGATAGCCGTGCCTCTGGCTCTTGCTTCCAGGTGAAGTTCCTCCTGGGACAGGGACCCCAGGTCATCGCTGCACTCTGGCCACCCTTCCAAGTCACAATGGCTTCCCTTCAACCTGCCAAAGCAAAGAAGCGTTACGCCCAGTGTCCCAGCCACAGCTcgtgtctgcccctccccacctcccctgaaACCATCCACAGCTCCTAGGAGGGTCTCAAGCTAGTCATCGGGGCCATCCTGGCAGAGGCCCCGTCCCAGGCTGGCGTGCCCAGGGTGGGCCTGCGCCTTTCAGATGGGCCAGGCCACGTTCCACCCTTAAGCAGAGCCAGCTACCCAATTGGGATGGAGCTGCTTAGAGAAGAGTGTGGGCTCTGGGAAAAACTCATGGCGGCAACAGACATCAGAGAAAGCTAGTGAGGAGCCTGAGGTAAGGAGGTCTGGAAAAGACGGTCAATTGATGAACAAAAATTCCAAAAGGCAGGGCGTTCGGTGGTCTCCAATCCTGCTTATGGATCGAAACTACTCTTGAGGCGTGACTGCCCAGGCCGCTCGCCTGGCTGCAGGCGGGGAAAGGCCAACGGCCGAGGTCTGACTTTAGTGCTagcttgatttaaaaaacaaaaaacaaaaaaacaaaaaaggaaaaagaaaagaaaaatggaaaaggaaaaacagtcaaAGGAACATTCCCCAGGTACATAACTTTACTTTCAAATGAGCTCTTGACAAGAGGAGGGATGCGGACACGAGCAAAAGGAGTTACCTCGAATTACAGGGCTATTTCCACATATGAGCTAGCCAAGGGAGCAGCTTGCGTCTCAGAGGTTTCTGTTGGGCGCACAACACTTCTGTCCTCCGAGGGGCTGCAGCTTCCATAGGCTAGCGGTGAAAGCTCAGAACTTGTAAAGCAACAGCAGAGCTAGCTAACGAGCCGGTCATCCTGTGGTCGCCCAGGGACACTGCCTGCTGTCCACTCTCTGGCTGACTCCTTAACTAAGGCGGTCCGGGTCAGCGTCACATGCCCGAGTGTCCACCGCCCCTGCTAAGCTGCCCACCCCGTCACCCACCTTCTCACCTGACCGGGACCAATGGCAGTCGGCTGTCACAAGGGGCCCGGCAAGCGTCCGTCTATCCTGCCTTCCCTGTCTAGCTCTCCAAGGGCCTCAGGCAGGACCGGCAGACCGCCTTCTCAAACTGCTCTCTGCTCAGTTCCAACTGCCTCGAACCCGTAGCAGGGAGTGTGTTGTGCAATGAAAGGGAAATTGTCAGAGCAAGGTTCATTTCAGACGGTCTTTTAATCGGCTTCGTAAAGCCAAAGAAAACTGCGTACAAGAATTCCTTAACCACTTCAAATACAACATCAATGGGATATGCATACGTCTTCCAGTAAAAAAGgacaatataaataaacattttcaagaacCTCTTGAGGGGACGTCTGCAAGTCTACTGTGGGTCATACACAGCACAGAAGGGCCGCacaggccaggcccagggcagccagggcaCCTCTGCTACTACTGCCCCAGGATGGGTCCTACCACGCTACACTCAGAAACGTTACACAGAGTTGGAAAAAAGCCACAGCTTGCTCAGCTTCCGACAAAAAGCGGATTCAGAGTCCGTTCAATCTTAAGAGAAGTGAATTGGGGCACCCAACTTCACGGGCCTGACCCcactaaaaagagaaacaaaaaaggcaacacaaccaaaaccaaaacccacgCAACCCCCAATGATTTCCTAAAAAACTTATGGctcatagtaaaaacaaaaaaggaaaatctgaagtGCTCTTCAAAACGTTTTTAAAACCCTTAAAAACAGcgcttctttaaaaagaaaagtctagtAATGAGGCCATCTGGGGGTCAGAAGCAGTCAGGCTGTGTTTGACAAGATCAGAACCGATAAGACTACAAAAGTGGGGTACAAGGAGGTGTGTTCACTACACATTAACGATTCAGCGAAGCTcccaaaatctttaaatatacagCCATTGGAAGGACGATCTTGAGCAGGAAGGATTTTTACTCGTTGTGTGTAGCTGAGAACAAGAAGCAGGTACAGTGTAAAGGCACTGAAGCACGCGACAAGATGCAGCATTCCACGCCCGGGTCCAGACCTAGAGGGCTTGGCCCCGCAGCCTGGGGAGTAACCAACCCCCCCCAACAGCGGAGGGCAGGGCGGCGGGCCGGCGGCCGCACATGCACTGATGCTGGCTGCTCAGGGGGGCCctcactctccctttccttctttgtcagtCTGCTTTTGCCTTTACGTTTGGTGGTAGAAACCGCTGCTGGCACAGAGACCGAGAGGGCAGTCTTGTCCCTTACGGGCCAGCACAATGACAAAGTCTGAGCGTCGCTCGCGGAGGGCGCCAAGGCTTACTGAGCTCCCACCGCAAGCCCCGGCAGCACGGTGCCCTTGGAGCGTGACTTACCGTAACTGTCGTAGCTGTCTCTGTAGGACCCGCCCGAGCTCCGGTCACCATAGCCACCGCCTTGACTCCGGCTGCAAGAAAGACACTTCAAGCTACTCACACCAGCTGCGACAACAGAGCCGCCTTGCCCTGCGCCGGCATCCAGCGAGAAGCCTCCCGCACACCCTGGGCAGGACCTTGGCCGTCACCTGCTGTAGTAGTCTCTGGAGCCTCCATAGCCCCCACTCCTGGACTCAAACCGGCTCCCCCCATAGCCTCGGTCCCCTCCTCCTGCAGAGAGGGACAAGGAGTGAGCACTGTGGCTACCAGCCATGTCCCCACCATGTCCCTAAGGGCCACAGGCCCTGAGCACAGCACTCACCTCTGGAGAATccacggccccggccccggccccctcgGAAGAAGCCACGGCCCCCAGCAGAGCCGCCTCGATACCCACGGGATCGGTTGTCAGACGACTTCCCAGCCTGGTCTACCCGGATCTGTCGCCCGTCCACAGACTGGAAACCAGAGATTTGCACGGGTTGGGATTTGCACGCCCTCCCTCAGGGATGTGGGGTTCCCGCACTGCAAACCGGGACCTCCTGCACCTCACAGCAGCAGCCCCTCACCTTCCCGTTCATGGCCATCATGGCATCCTTGGCGTCGTCGATGTTCTCAAAGGTGACGAACCCGAAGCCCCGTGATCGCTGGGTCTCCCTGTCTTTCACGACCACCACTGTACAGGAGAGATCTGCAGTCTGCACTCGGTCCTCCCCACGGGCAGCCTGCGCcgcccccagcccagcaccagCCTCACCTTCAGAGATCTGTCCGTATTTTGAGAAAACCTGCTCCAACGACTGCTCATTGGTATCAAAACTGAGCCCTCCAACGAAGAGCTTGCCTTCATCTGATGCCATGGTGGCCTGCGGCAAACACTGTTGAAATCCTCACTGAGATCCTCCGGGGGCTTCACCGCCCggtccccatccccgtccccgtccccgcagCCCCTCACAGAAAGGACGCAGGCTTGCTGGGGGAAGGCTGGCACGacctctctgccctctctgcccccccccacctcttgCCCCTACTCTGCACGGCCCCACACTGGGGGCTCCCCGAGGGCGGGGGCCGCAGCCCGGCTCTGCAGCGCTCCTCATGCTGCCCTGGCCGTGGGGCCCCGCAGCTTCAGCCGGGCCGACGGCCGCAGGGACGTGTACGGCAGGCGTCGGCCTCGGTCACCGGCTGGGCACACATCGGGTGTCCCCCTTCGTGAGCAGGGGCCTAGATCCCAACCTGACcaccggggcggggaggggcaagTGCTTGGTCCACAGTGTAGGGCGCCTGTGagggctgggtggctgggtggctgggcactgggcgcggggcggggggcagcccggggcctCGACCTGGAGCCCGGCACGTGGGGCGGGTGCCAACTCGGGCCGACTCTTTGCGGGCTGGGGGAGGCCCCGCCGGAGAGCTCCGGAAACGGGCCAGAGCGCACTGCGGACTGCGCCACTCGGATCCTAGCTCGGGGGACTCGGAGGGCGCCGGAACTGCGCTGCCCTCGCGCGACTGCAGCGGGGAACCGGGAGCGGCGGCCCAGGCCACGCAATGTGGCCCCGCCCACCGCCGCGCGCATGCGCCCCGCGCACGCCCTGCGCCACTCCATCCGGGCACCCGGCACTCCCGCCATTTCGCTGGGCGCAGCCTCGCGCTCGCAGCCGCCATTTTGCGGTGGCGTCCCGCTCGCGGAGGGCCAGACCCGAGAGAAAGACGCCCTCCGGACACAGCTTGGCCCGGTGTCCCGCTGCCCATCCGCCGCCGGCGGGGCGGACTCCACCCCGGGCCCGCCCCGGCACCGCCCCCTCCCAGGGGCGTGCCGCCGCCGTCCCGCCTCCTCCGGCCGGCCGCAGGCCGCTcgccgccccgggcccgcggAACCGGCGCCGCCAGGGCCCTCACCACTGAGTCGGGAAGGTCCCTGACGCAGGCGGGAACAAGGCGCAGCACAACGAGCCAAGCCTCCTAACGCGCGAGTGAGGGGGGGCCGCCGAGCGCCCGGCCTTATGTACGCCGCCGCGggtccccgccccctgccccgcgccAGCCAATCCGTGGGCTCGGCAGCCGCAGCCACACTTCATATTCATGAGTCGGGGGCTGGGCCTGTCCTGGCTCCGCCCCCCTCGCGCGCTCGCGGCCGCCGGGAGCGCTAATTGGCGGGCACGCGCCCTGCCCGCGAgtagggggcggggccggcgcgcggcggggcggggctgaCCCACTTCCGCACGcccgcccccagctcccctccaggCCCGCGGCGGGGAACAAAGGGGCCTCTGGCTGCTGCGGGCCCAAACCTGATGGAGATTCCCCTGGTGCTGCTCCAACTCCGACCTGTGCTGTGCCCCGGCAGTCGCCGCCA
Proteins encoded in this window:
- the FAM174C gene encoding protein FAM174C, whose amino-acid sequence is MGPRVLPPPPLLPLLLLLSALLCGAQEAAPPSPRPVQARLSPSPAVTNGSQPGSPHNSTHARPPASPGSSLLRFFYVLTGLSGLAALYFLIRAFRLKKPQRRRYGLLANTDDPTDMASLDSDEEIVFETRNLR
- the CIRBP gene encoding cold-inducible RNA-binding protein isoform X4, with translation MAQALARPAPLDPRGKGHGACPRSVRGASPGGPVTPESSQAHHGKCLPQATMASDEGKLFVGGLSFDTNEQSLEQVFSKYGQISEVVVVKDRETQRSRGFGFVTFENIDDAKDAMMAMNGKSVDGRQIRVDQAGKSSDNRSRGYRGGSAGGRGFFRGGRGRGRGFSRGGGDRGYGGSRFESRSGGYGGSRDYYSR
- the CIRBP gene encoding cold-inducible RNA-binding protein isoform X1; the protein is MAQALARPAPLDPRGKGHGACPRSVRGASPGGPVTPESSQAHHGKCLPQATMASDEGKLFVGGLSFDTNEQSLEQVFSKYGQISEVVVVKDRETQRSRGFGFVTFENIDDAKDAMMAMNGKSVDGRQIRVDQAGKSSDNRSRGYRGGSAGGRGFFRGGRGRGRGFSRGGGDRGYGGSRFESRSGGYGGSRDYYSSRSQGGGYGDRSSGGSYRDSYDSYGKSRSKGTVLPGLAVGAQ
- the CIRBP gene encoding cold-inducible RNA-binding protein isoform X5, yielding MASDEGKLFVGGLSFDTNEQSLEQVFSKYGQISEVVVVKDRETQRSRGFGFVTFENIDDAKDAMMAMNGKSVDGRQIRVDQAGKSSDNRSRGYRGGSAGGRGFFRGGRGRGRGFSRGGGDRGYGGSRFESRSGGYGGSRDYYSSRSQGGGYGDRSSGGSYRDSYDSYGKSRSKGTVLPGLAVGAQ
- the CIRBP gene encoding cold-inducible RNA-binding protein isoform X3 — translated: MAQALARPAPLDPRGKGHGACPRSVRGASPGGPVTPESSQAHHGKCLPQATMASDEGKLFVGGLSFDTNEQSLEQVFSKYGQISEVVVVKDRETQRSRGFGFVTFENIDDAKDAMMAMNGKSVDGRQIRVDQAGKSSDNRSRGYRGGSAGGRGFFRGGRGRGRGFSRGGGDRGYGGSRFESRSGGYGGSRDYYSSRSQGGGYGDRSSGGSYRDSYDSYG
- the CIRBP gene encoding cold-inducible RNA-binding protein isoform X6, whose protein sequence is MASDEGKLFVGGLSFDTNEQSLEQVFSKYGQISEVVVVKDRETQRSRGFGFVTFENIDDAKDAMMAMNGKSVDGRQIRVDQAGKSSDNRSRGYRGGSAGGRGFFRGGRGRGRGFSRGGGDRGYGGSRFESRSGGYGGSRDYYSSRSQGGGYGDRSSGGSYRDSYDSYATHNE
- the CIRBP gene encoding cold-inducible RNA-binding protein isoform X2; translation: MAQALARPAPLDPRGKGHGACPRSVRGASPGGPVTPESSQAHHGKCLPQATMASDEGKLFVGGLSFDTNEQSLEQVFSKYGQISEVVVVKDRETQRSRGFGFVTFENIDDAKDAMMAMNGKSVDGRQIRVDQAGKSSDNRSRGYRGGSAGGRGFFRGGRGRGRGFSRGGGDRGYGGSRFESRSGGYGGSRDYYSSRSQGGGYGDRSSGGSYRDSYDSYATHNE